Proteins encoded by one window of Salvia splendens isolate huo1 chromosome 7, SspV2, whole genome shotgun sequence:
- the LOC121742046 gene encoding piezo-type mechanosensitive ion channel homolog isoform X2 has translation MFQVICDSIGLYKISLDSDWQQICSGTSLMVFYYMLSCVKHDLEDTEFIMSMEEGSLTEQLLPSRNSFFVRQLRSGVRHTNILLRGPIFRIFSINWFTYGYPISLFALSYWSFHFASICAFGLLAYVGYVMYAFPSVFHLHHLNGLLLVFILLWAVSTYIFNVAFAYVNWKLGKDMEIWEMVGLWHYPIPSFFLLAQFCLGVLVALGNLVSNSVFLCLSNEEGRLSAESETEEVKEGAKVLVVATIAWVTRKASRPIMLLLIFLIATKPGFIHAVYMMFFVGYLLSHKIDKRMRQSLILLCEAHFAILYILQLNLVSTKLEQEDSISLEVLSQLGLVETNSPWNLLEIALLACFCAIHNHGFDMLFSFSAIVQHTPCLPVGFSILKAGLNKSVLLTVYTNSDIRDCYGSHDHERKVALYLSAIGRKFLSVYRSFGTYIAFLTILIAVHLVRPNYISFGYIFLLLIWITGRQLVEKTKRRLWFPLKIYAIGVFIFIYLLGIFPTFESWMSTKIDLSVCFGYTTGASLLDNLQESLAIMIVMQLYSYERRKSKHMKSEDIAPLQPGILGLVKRFLIWHSQKILFVTLFYASISPISASGFLYLLGLVLCSAMPKESRIPSKSFLAYTGFLVTVEYIFQIWGNKVNMFPGQKYHDLSIFFGLMVYKPNFQGLQEGLRAKVLVIAACTLQYNVFHWLESMPSLHLYVGQSEEPCPLFVSARDDFTAISSLNGESQPIPENELPEQRTGEGFWSSPRRFADNYSPNFATLRSTLSGSYRKYSLDNIWDTLTENHIWKKKRIVALRQERFEMQKTTLKVYLKFWIENMFNLFGLEINMIALLLASFALLNSISMLYIACIAICILLPRPTISKLWPIFVLLSATILLAEYLAMWKNMVPLSQRVLTETNARCHECWKNSRVYFQYCEKCWLGLIVDDPRMLIGYFTIFMLACFKLRSDHSFNFSWSFTYEQMVAQRKNAFVWRDLSFETKSMWTFFDYLRVYCYCHLLDLVLALMLITGTLEYDILHLGYLGFALIFFRMRLTILKKKNNIFNFLRVYNFTVIFLSLAYQSPFIGGFRSGKCQTVDYIYEVIGFYKYDYGFRITSRSVLVEIIIFILVSCQSYMFSSSEFDYVFRYLEAEQIGAIVREQEKKAAWKNEQLQHIRKAEENKRQRNLQVEKMKSEMLNLQIQLHGTKSIIARGSVSPGSEGVRRRKTASLNVQDFVNLEKQNSNVVPDPSFPLNVHESTRTVRVENPLSLDVSKSLLDASLSEDTDQDEFTDENILYSLDSSRRGKNQSVENPLASAVQLLGDSVCQVQSIGNQAVSNLITFLNISSEDLCETSDMEERQTQDAKHRNSSCSSSLQSEKSRTSESASLQIGLIISHIWSRMQSNNDVVCYCCFILVFLWNFSLLSMVYLAGLFLYALCVNTGPNYVFWIIMLIYTEFYILIQYLYQIMIQHCGFTIQSDHLHEWGFPTKKIKSSFVISLLPLFLVYLFTLIQCSITAKDGEWFSVGHKNSRWGLLNQNDIDFSSDWSDKLEKVFESIKRAVEMVIGGCSKYWKSLTQEAESPPYFVQLSMDVKSWPKDGIQPERIESGINRLLQLVHEEYCKSEKPSNCLCASKVQIQSIEKSTEDANVTLAVFEVVYASPLTECKPAEQFNSLTPAADVAKQILKAKRMGLAEKVGFPYPMISVIGGGKREVDLYAYIFGADLIVFFLVAMFYQSVIKNKSEILEYYQLEDQFPKEFVFILMVIFFLIVVDRIIYLCSFATGKVIFYLFNFILSTRSVSDYAWNIDTTQHNAAGFALRAIYLMKAISLALQAMQIRDGVPYKSTLYRQFLTSEVSHVNYLGYRLYRALPFLYELRCVLDWSCTTTSLTMYDWLKLEDINASLYLVKCDNVLNRAIHKQGDKQPQMTKFCNGICLFFILICVIWAPMLMYSSGNPTNIANPINDASFQFDIKTAAGRLTLYQTTLCERLGWDELNKNANFDPQHYLDSYNQNDIQFICCKGDASTLWLVPEVVQKQFVRSLNSSDMDMKFSWVLSRDRPKGKEIVKYERSIDSHDLPKPSDVEGVFNGSLNSFRISNIYPRFFRVTGSGEVRPFEQEVSDVTADLVLHHGSSQWWSFHDVNSLDAYGCGSLSGPMAVVVSEETPQGILGETLSKFSIWGLYITFVLAVGRFIRLQCSDLRMRIPFENLPSCNRLIAICEDIYAARAEGELGVEEVLYWTLVKIYRSPHMLLEYTKPD, from the exons ATGTTTCAAGTGATTTGTGACTCTATTGGTCTGTACAAAATTTCTCTGGATTCTGACTGGCAACAAATATGTTCTGGTACTTCCCTGATGGTCTTCTATTATATG CTCTCTTGTGTAAAGCATGATTTGGAAGACACGGAATTCATAATGTCCATGGAAGAAGGGAGCTTGACAGAACAACTTCTTCCCTCGagaaattctttttttgttcGCCAGTTGAG GTCTGGTGTAAGGCATACCAATATATTATTACGGGGACCGATTTTCAGGATTTTTAGCATCAACTGGTTTACTTATGGCTACCCT ATATCCTTGTTCGCTCTTTCATATTGGAGCTTCCACTTTGCAAGTATCTGTGCATTTGGATTACTTGCATATGTTGGGTACGTTATGTATGCTTTTCCTTCCGTGTTCCATCTTCACCATTTGAATGGGCTGCTTCTCGTCTTCATTCTCTTGTGGGCTGTGAGCACATATATTTTCAATGTGGCATTTGCATATGTGAACTGGAAACTGGGCAAG GATATGGAGATCTGGGAGATGGTTGGGCTGTGGCACTATCCGATACCGAGCTTCTTCCTTTTAGCACAGTTTTGTCTTGGGGTTCTTGTAGCTCTTGGTAATCTTGTAAGTAATTCAGTATTTCTGTGCCTATCAAATGAGGAAGGACGACTCTCTGCTGAGAGTGAGACCGAGGAAG TGAAAGAAGGTGCAAAAGTCTTAGTGGTGGCTACAATTGCTTGGGTGACACGCAAAGCTTCTAGGCCAATAATGCTGCTGCTTATTTTCCTAATCGCCACCAAACCTGGTTTCATCCATGCGGTTTATA TGATGTTCTTTGTTGGCTATCTTTTGAGCCATAAGATTGATAAAAGGATGCGTCAATCGCTTATTCTTTTGTGTGAGGCTCATTTTGCGATTTTATACATTCTTCAGCTAAATCTGGTTTCCACAAAACTGGAACAGGAAGACTCCATAAGTTTGGAAGTGCTATCACAGCTAG GTCTTGTTGAAACCAACAGCCCCTGGAACCTTCTGGAGATAGCTCTGCTTGCATGCTTTTGTGCCATTCATAACCATGGATTTGATATGTTGTTCTCGTTTTCTGCTATTGTTCAGCACACGCCTTGTCTTCCTGTCGGATTCAGCATCCTGAAAGCCGGTTTAAACAAATCAGTTCTTTTAACAGTTTATACCAACTCGGATATCAGAGATTGTTACGGGAGTCATGACCACG AGAGAAAGGTGGCATTGTATCTCAGTGCTATTGGAAGGAAGTTCTTGTCTGTATACAGATCATTTGGAACATACATTGCGTTTCTCACCATCCTTATAGCCGTGCACCTCGTGAGACCAAATTACATATCATTTGGTTATatcttccttctccttatctggATCACAGGCAGACAGCTGGTGGAGAAGACAAAACGACGCCTCTGGTTTCCCCTCAAAATATACGCTATTGGAGTTTTTATCTTCATCTACTTGCTAGGCATCTTCCCCACTTTTGAATCATGGATGTCGACAAAGATTGATCTCTCTGTTTGTTTCGGTTACACTACTGGAGCTTCTCTTTTAGACAACCTTCAGGAGTCTCTAGCAATTATGATCGTCATGCAGCTTTACAGCtatgaaagaagaaaaagcAAACACATGAAATCGGAAGATATAGCTCCTCTGCAGCCCGGAATATTGGGGTTGGTCAAACGGTTTCTGATATGGCACAGTCAGAAGATATTGTTTGTTACTCTCTTCTATGCATCAATATCTCCAATAAGTGCATCTGGCTTTCTTTACCTTCTCGGTCTAGTTCTCTGCTCAGCAATGCCTAAAGAGTCGAGAATCCCATCTAAATCATTCTTAGCTTACACAGGGTTCTTGGTGACTGTTGAATATATATTTCAGATATGGGGTAATAAAGTTAATATGTTTCCTGGGCAGAAATACCATGATTTGTCCATTTTCTTTGGCTTAATGGTTTATAAACCGAATTTCCAGGGCCTACAAGAAGGTTTGAGGGCAAAAGTGCTGGTGATCGCTGCATGCACGCTTCAGTATAATGTTTTCCATTGGCTTGAAAGCATGCCTAGTTTGCATTTGTATGTAGGTCAATCAGAGGAGCCTTGCCCTTTGTTTGTTTCAGCAAGAGACGATTTCACTGCCATTTCATCTTTGAATGGGGAGAGCCAGCCCATACCCGAAAATGAGCTGCCTGAACAAAGGACTGGAGAGGGCTTTTGGTCGTCTCCTAGGCGTTTTGCCGATAATTATTCTCCGAATTTTGCTACCCTCAGAAGCACTCTAAGTGGCAGCTACAGAAAATACTCACTTGATAATATCTGGGATACCCTTACAGAGAACCATAtttggaaaaagaaaaggatTGTTGCCTTGAGACAGGAGAGATTTGAAATGCAGAAGACAACACTGAAAGTTTATTTGAAGTTTTGGATTGAGAATATGTTCAACCTGTTTGGTCTTGAGATCAATATGATTGCACTGCTACTCGCCAGTTTTGCTCTGTTAAACTCCATATCTATGCTATACATTGCCTGTATAGCGATTTGCATTTTGTTGCCACGTCCCACCATTAGCAAGCTATGGCCAATATTCGTCCTTCTCTCTGCCACTATTCTTTTAGCAGAATACTTGGCCATGTGGAAGAATATGGTGCCCCTTAGCCAACGTGTCTTGACCGAGACCAATGCACGTTGCCACGAATGTTGGAAGAACTCACGTGTATACTTCCAATACTGTGAAAAATGCTGGCTGG GGTTAATTGTTGATGATCCTCGGATGCTGATCGGTTATTTTACGATCTTCATGCTCGCATGTTTCAAACTCCGTTCGGATCATTCATTTAACTTCTCCTGGTCGTTCACATACGAGCAGATGGTTGCACAGCGTAAGAATGCTTTTGTTTGGCGAGACCTCTCATTTGAGACCAAGAGCATGTGGACGTTCTTCGATTATCTGAGGGTTTACTGCTACTGTCATCTCTTAGATCTAGTGCTTGCGTTGATGTTGATAACGGGAACCTTGGAGTACGACATTCTGCACCTCGGATATCTCGGATTCGCTCTTATTTTCTTCCGCATGAGGCTCACTAtactgaaaaagaaaaacaatatcTTCAATTTCCTGCGTGTCTACAATTTCACAGTGATTTTCCTCTCTCTGGCGTACCAGTCTCCATTTATCGGTGGTTTCAGATCGGGGAAGTGTCAAACCGTTGATTATATATATGAGGTGATAGGATTTTACAAGTATGATTATGGTTTTCGGATTACCTCTAGATCTGTTTTGGTTGAGATCATTATTTTCATCCTGGTCTCATGCCAATCATACATGTTTTCTTCCTCGGAGTTTGATTATGTGTTCCGATATCTTGAGGCGGAGCAAATTGGCGCGATTGTGAGGGAGCAAGAGAAGAAGGCTGCTTGGAAGAATGAGCAGCTGCAGCATATACGCAAAGCTGAGGAGAACAAACGCCAGCGGAACTTACAAGTGGAGAAGATGAAATCCGAGATGCTGAACCTGCAGATTCAGCTCCATGGTACAAAATCCATCATTGCTCGTGGCAGTGTCTCACCTGGTAGTGAAGGAGTGAGAAGGAGGAAAACTGCTTCCCTCAATGTGCAGGACTTTGTTAATCTTGAGAAACAGAACAGCAACGTTGTTCCTGATCCAAGCTTCCCACTAAACGTGCATGAATCTACCAGGACCGTTCGAGTGGAAAACCCATTATCTTTAGACGTTTCAAAGAGCTTACTCGATGCTTCTCTTAGTGAGGATACTGATCAGGATGAGTTCACAGATGAAAATATTCTTTATAGTTTAGACAGCTCGCGAAGAGGTAAAAACCAATCGGTAGAGAACCCTCTGGCTTCTGCTGTGCAGTTATTAGGTGACAGTGTTTGCCAAGTGCAGTCAATTGGAAACCAAGCAGTCAGCAATCTCATAACTTTTTTGAACATTTCGTCGGAGGATCTATGTGAAACCTCGGACATGGAAGAGAGACAGACACAAGATGCAAAACACAGAAACTCAAGCTGCTCTTCATCATTGCAGTCTGAGAAGAGTAGAACTTCAGAGTCTGCAAGTCTGCAGATTGGACTGATCATCTCTCACATTTGGTCGCGCATGCAATCTAATAACGACGTCGTTTGTTACTGCTGTTTCATTCTGGTTTTCCTTTGGAATTTCAGTCTGCTTTCCATGGTATACTTGGCTGGATTGTTCCTATATGCTCTCTGCGTGAACACAGGGCCAAACTACGTGTTCTGGATTATCATGCTAATCTATACCGAGTTCTACATTCTGATTCAGTATCTGTATCAGATAATGATCCAGCATTGTGGTTTCACCATCCAGTCAGACCACCTGCATGAATGGGGCTTTCCTACAAAAAAGATAAAATCATCGTTCGTTATCAGTTTACTGCCTCTGTTTTTGGTGTATCTGTTTACTCTGATACAGTGCTCTATAACAGCAAAAGATGGTGAGTGGTTTTCGGTAGGACATAAGAATTCCCGATGGGGATTACTCAACCAAAATGACATTGATTTCAGTTCCGACTGGAGTGATAAATTGGAGAAGGTTTTTGAATCCATAAAACGAGCGGTTGAAATGGTCATTGGTGGATGTTCCAAATACTGGAAATCTTTGACACAAGAAGCAGAATCTCCTCCCTACTTCGTTCAGCTCTCTATGGATGTCAAATCATGGCCGAAGGATGGAATTCAACCAGAAAGGATTGAATCCGGAATAAATAGGCTGCTGCAGCTTGTACATGAGGAATACTGTAAAAGTGAGAAGCCTAGTAACTGCCTCTGTGCCAGCAAGGTTCAGATCCAAAGCATTGAGAAAAGCACTGAGGATGCGAATGTGACATTAGCTGTTTTTGAGGTGGTCTATGCCTCTCCACTTACCGAATGTAAACCAGCAGAGCAGTTCAACTCTCTCACTCCAGCAGCCGATGTAGCAAAGCAGATCCTCAAAGCTAAACGCATGGGACTTGCTGAAAAAGTTGGATTCCCGTATCCTATGATTTCAGTAATTGGAGGTGGAAAGAGAGAAGTTGATCTTTATGCATATATCTTCGGGGCTGATTTGATCGTCTTCTTCCTGGTTGCTATGTTCTATCAGTCcgttataaaaaataaaagtgaaattcTAGAGTATTATCAACTCGAGGATCAGTTCCCGAAAGAATTTGTATTTATTCTAATG gtaatttttttcttgattgttgTTGATCGCATCATATACCTATGTTCGTTTGCAACGGGGAAAGTCATCTTCTACCTGTTCAACTTCATTCTCTCCACGCGTTCAGTCTCTGATTATGCTTGGAATATAGATACGACCCAGCATAATGCTGCTGGTTTCGCTCTTCGGGCAATCTACCTTATGAAAGCAATATCTCTGGCATTACAAGCAATGCAAATTCGAGATGGTGTTCCTTACAAAAGCACGCTCTATCGCCAGTTCCTCACGAGTGAAGTTTCTCATGTCAATTATCTAGGATACAGGCTGTATCGCGCCTTGCCTTTTCTGTATGAACTGAGATGTGTCCTAGATTGGTCGTGCACGACTACGTCATTGACAATGTATGACTGGTTGAAG TTGGAGGACATCAATGCAAGTTTATACCTTGTCAAGTGCGACAATGTTCTAAACAGAGCTATTCATAAACAAGGAGATAAACAACCACAGATGACTAAGTTTTGCAATGGCATCTGTTTGTTCTTCATATTGATATGTGTCATTTGGGCTCCAATGCTG ATGTACAGCAGTGGCAATCCAACAAATATAGCAAATCCAATCAATGACGCCAGTTTCCAGTTTGACATCAAGACAGCTGCTGGAAGACTGACCTTATATCAGACAACTCTTTGTGAGAGACTAGGATGGGATGAGCTCAACAAAAATGCGAATTTCGATCCCCAGCATTACTTGGACTCTTACAATCAAAATGACATTCAATTCATTTGTTGCAAAGGTGATGCGAGCACACTGTGGCTCGTCCCTGAAGTTGTCCAGAAGCAGTTTGTCCGGTCTCTCAATAGTAGCGACATGGACATGAAGTTTTCTTGGGTTCTTTCAAGGGACCGGCCAAAGGGAAAGGAAATAGTGAAATACGAAAGAAGTATCGACTCACATGACCTTCCAAAGCCATCAGATGTCGAGGGAGTCTTCAATGGCTCCTTGAACAGCTTTAGAATTTCCAACATTTATCCGAGATTTTTCAGGGTTACGGGCTCTGGAGAAGTCAGGCCTTTCGAGCAGGAG GTGAGCGATGTTACAGCAGACCTCGTCTTGCATCATGGCAGTTCCCAGTGGTGGTCCTTCCACGATGTCAACTCTTTGGATGCGTATGGTTGTGGGAGCTTGTCAGGGCCAATGGCTGTCGTTGTATCGGAGGAAACCCCAC AGGGAATTCTCGGTGAGACCTTGAGCAAATTCAGCATTTGGGGTCTCTACATCACATTTGTGCTAGCAGTTGGCCGCTTCATCCGGTTACAATGCTCCGACCTACGAATGAGAATACCCTTCGAGAACCTTCCTTCCTGCAACAG GCTAATAGCGATATGTGAGGATATTTACGCTGCAAGAGCAGAGGGGGAGCTTGGAGTCGAGGAGGTTCTGTATTGGACGCTCGTGAAGATTTATAGGTCGCCTCATATGTTGCTTGAGTACACGAAGCCCGACTAG